TTACCTTATTTGAGAAATAGTTGTTCGTACAGTTTATTCCTGTTCTTTAATACTTACATTGGAGCACCTCTTTGCAGCTCCTTTGCagtagatattttaaaaagcacatcaCCTTGCTCTTCCAACTTCAAACTAAACCTTTGTCCCAGACTTTAAGGCTGTGTTGTTAAAATTTGAACTTTGGTATCTGCAGCCCATGTTATAACTTTCCTGTCCCTGAACTACAGCTAATAGCTGTAGCTTTGCTACAAAAGCTAGTATGTGTAGCTGTACTCGGTTCACGCTCCTGTGGTAGATGCGTTTAACTTTCCAGACTGTGTACAGTTTTGAAGCAGATGATGTTTGTGTTATAGTCAACTTaataggttttttgttttgttttgttttgtttttttccctacacaCTGGGTAAACACATTAAATGAAGAGCTTACTCCAAAGAATTTACATCAGTATGTGTTATGTGGGTATCACAGGGACTCTTTTTCAACATTAATTCCCTGGGGAGGTTTATTCATGTGTCACTCTGCATAACCAGGAGGAGATAGAATCCTCCACAGAGATTCCATGTTTCAAGATTCTGGAGGTATACCAACATTTTTCAGGATAAGATACATGTTAACATTGAactttgcattattttgcattaaaaagaacCTCACAGTTGTTCTAAATGCTACAAATGTTAAAggattgttttaaaatcatgtcACCTTTCaatatgtaaattattttgaattgtcTAATGTGAAATCAATCAActgtattctttcttttctgacaggAATGGGTACACGCAATGGCACTGATAAAGATGCTGGAGATCTAACTAAGAGTTTTAGAAACCTAGGTTTTGACGTTCACATATACAATGACCGAAGCTGTGATGATATGGAAAAACTACTGAAGCAAGGTAAAAAATTACAACCGGAGAATGATTTATTGTGGAAAGGCACAATAAAATAAGTTATGCACTGCACAGAGCAGGTCAGATTAGAACAGATTGCTTAGGCCCCTCTAAATGAAGTTTTCTCTGTGGAAGGGCTGGTTTCTAAACAGATTAGTTTTAATTCCCCACCTCTTCCTCCAAAGTCaattcagaaatacagttttattgtCATAGTAGATGAAGACCATTGTCATTTAGTGAAGAGTTCAGCCTGTTTACTCCAGTGGACTAGACTCTGCATTCATTTATTCAAGGTACTCATCACATTGTTAAAAAGTGGGTCGTGTCATCTTTATCCACTTCTTACACCTTCCATAAGAGGCCCACTGTACAGTTAGTCtcagaaagttttcatttaaagttttccttccttttggcTAAAATGTATTTGCCTTGTAGCTGCTGAAGAGAATCACAGTGATGCTGCTTGCTTTGCCTGTATCCTTCTAAGCCATGGGGAAGAAGGCCTCATCTATGGCACCGATGGACCTATGGCTATCAAACATCTGACTGCACTCTTCAGAGGAGACAAATGTAAAAGCCTTATAGGGAaacccaaattatttttcattcaggtAATAGCTCTAAGGTAAATATAATACCctactgcagcagcagagaagacgTGTTTTGTCACGTGTCTGGTCTTGTCATCTTCACTGCTATTCCAGGCATGCCGAGGCTCTGAATTTGATGAAGGTATACAAACTGACTCTGGACCTGCAAATGACACTCTGGAAACAGATGCCAATCCTAGATACAAAATTCCAGTAGAAGcagattttctgtttgcataTTCCACAGtgccaggtaaaaaaaaaaaaaaaaaaaaaaaaaaaaagtgaaaagagcGTGGGAGGAAAGAAGCCTGACAGCTTATCACTCATATTAATTAATCATGCACTATTTGTAAATTAGACGtgtgtttttacatttaaatttcagtaacCGGGTAtgtataagtaaataaaaaagaaacagttataTTGTgttagattttttgtttttgttttctgtcttcagaattttttttttttgtcttcagcaaCCTTAAcgtttttatttccagaagtgCAAATAAACATGCTGAGTATGTTGACTTTCACCAACATTTAGAATTTTAATTTACTATGGTTAACAACCTTCTTTTTTAACAAGAAGTGAGATTCTAAAGAAAATACTCCTACTGTAGTGCTATGAAGCTAAAAGTATAGCATGCATGTCACACTAGCAGTGACTTTGTAGGAGGTACATAATTAAAATAGAGATTGTGAATCTGAGTATGAAGCTATAACCATCAGGAACAGAAATAAGTtatcttaaatatgtttttaaaattgcttgATAAAAAAACATGATCTGAACTCCTTTATTACAGCATAGACAAAGTTTGTAGGCAGAGAATTAATCTTTGATTCAAGTTGCTAACATAGCTGTAAGAAGTGGGAAGTCCTATCTTCAGTTCTCAATTGACGTTTTCCAAGTGTAATAGTTACTCTGataaaacatgttatttttacagaacTTGTTGTGTCTTTGCCCCTAATGCATccatcacagctgctgcagtACTACGCCTAGCATTGTAGATCTGCATTGATATAAGCTGGTGTACATTGGTGGGCAAAATGCTAAGACCCAGCGTACGTTGGGCCAATGTGTTGTATCTGCACCTTTTATGCTAGCTACAACTGAAACAGGAGAAAGCCCAGATTTGGCAGGTAAGAAGGCACTGACGTTACAGATGGCAGAGGAACGGGATACTGCCTTTCCACAGCCTGTTTTAGTGACTATGTTGAATTTGAGTTGAATGCAGAGGAATGAAGAGGATAGTTTATGGCATGAAGCTAATGCGAAAATAAGGCTctatagaaaaatatagaatGGTACCTTGGTATCATAAGGACTGGGGAGCTGATATTATTCTCCATATTAATAAAGCAGGATAGGTGATGCAAATAATAAGAATTAAACTTTGTGTGTGCTGTTACTGTAAATCCAGAATCTTTCACACAAACTAGTAAATCTCTGATATTCCGTTCTTCAGTGCAAGATaataagaaaaagggaaaaataatgtacTTTTTATCTGTCTTCCCTGTAAGGTTATTATTCATGGAGGAATCCTGGAAGAGGCTCCTGGTTTGTGCAGTCTCTGTGCTCTGTGCTAAATGAACATGGAAAACAACTTGAGATCATGCAGATCCTCACACGGGTCAACTATGTGGTTGCCACAAATTTTGAATCACAGTCTGATGATCCACGCTTCAGTGAGAAGAAGCAGATTCCCTGCGTAGTGTCTATGCTCACTAAGGA
This Oxyura jamaicensis isolate SHBP4307 breed ruddy duck chromosome 6, BPBGC_Ojam_1.0, whole genome shotgun sequence DNA region includes the following protein-coding sequences:
- the CASP7 gene encoding caspase-7; protein product: MSGAHHVDSSTEERSDEGRDDVVDAKPDRSSRLSIFAKKKKNGEEEQPKSSLSNQYRIVTPTFQYNMDYKKVGKCIIINNKNFEDKTGMGTRNGTDKDAGDLTKSFRNLGFDVHIYNDRSCDDMEKLLKQAAEENHSDAACFACILLSHGEEGLIYGTDGPMAIKHLTALFRGDKCKSLIGKPKLFFIQACRGSEFDEGIQTDSGPANDTLETDANPRYKIPVEADFLFAYSTVPGYYSWRNPGRGSWFVQSLCSVLNEHGKQLEIMQILTRVNYVVATNFESQSDDPRFSEKKQIPCVVSMLTKELYF